A stretch of the Malus sylvestris chromosome 10, drMalSylv7.2, whole genome shotgun sequence genome encodes the following:
- the LOC126587776 gene encoding uncharacterized protein LOC126587776 isoform X1: MQGLHHQQQQLAALLSVAIPKDDSASASAPSSNSDDDDSARLTAINSLHRAVLYPPNSVLVSHSANFLAQGFSQLLSDKSYVVRQGAAVAYGALCAVVCSIPITSNGRQNHVMLGSLVDQFIGWALPLLSNGGAGDGTMELSLDSLREFLNVGDVGGIERYVLSILKACQVLLEDERTSLSLLHRLLGVLTLISLKFSRCFQPHFLDIVDLLLGWALVPDLAESDRRIIMDSFLQFQSHWVGNLQFSLGLLSKFLGDMDVLLQDVSHGTPQQFRRLLALLSCFSTILQSTASGLLEMNLLEQITEPLNRIVPRLLGCLSMVGRKFGWFEWIGNLWKCLTLLAEILCERFSTFYALAVDILFQSLELDNTSQPMGTGRITSVQVHGVLKTNLQLLSLQKFGLLRLSVQKILQFDAPISQLRLHPNHLVTGSSAATYIFLLQHANNEVVEQAVTSLTEELELLKGMLKKAMGNGDGFVACSKFFSKLELFALIKFDLKVLLTSVFLGGDNSLNSQPDIASLYLMRSEKLLNFIMEKFNPFDLPILAYVDLQVNVIKTLDRLTTVKFLSKCAVTYHSSGKSSTFATADKFLNSKYLTNEQSVVVVENLRKYGAFFVKALHVSSPLAVKTVALDWVQRICENVIAYNEKSNIETHFYEVYGNIKIIGNMLFSILDAASDREPKVRSHVALVLELLMQARIVHPLYFSCMAEVVLGKLGDPDGEIKNAFVRLLSIVVPTTLYACGIHDYGTSTSSRAVVLWLGNNSNLHWKQVFSLKQLPQQLHSQQLVTILSYISQRWKVPLSSWIQRLIHSCRISKDFVSSQLEETGKSGATGVWLDFKMDEDFLEKHCSINNLAGVWWAVHEAARYCITTRLRTNLGGPTQTFAALERMLLDVAHLLQLDSEQNDGNLSMIGSSGAHLLPMRLLFDFVEALKKNVYNAYEGSAVLPSASRSSSLFFRANKKVCEEWFSRICEPMMNAGLALQCHDATFQYCALRLQELRNLVASALNEKSRAQVTENLQNIRGRFSADILRVLRNMALALCKTHESEALIGLEKWVSMTFSPFLVEENQSLSNSGMLGPSTWITGLVYQAEGKYEKAAAHFIHLLQNEELLSSLGSDGVQFVIARIIECYNSVCDWKSLESWLLELQTLRAKHAGKSYCGALTTTGNEINAIHALARYDEGEFQAAWTCLGLTPKSSSELTLDPKLALQRSEQMLLQAMLLQNEGKEDNIPHELQKARSMLEETVSILPLEGLEEAAPHATQLHCIFAFEEFFKIKGNQDKPRQLQSILSSYVQLMQPQIGRVHLDCNPWLKVLRVYQTISPVSLATLKLSMNLLSLARKQKNLLLANRLNNFLKDHISRCSGESNHDFLISYLQYEGILLMHAENKFEDSLTNLWSFVRPCMISSPSIGSDADNGILKAKACLKLSNWLKQNYSDSRVDDIVLNMRSDFDMTDSSSPGRVSASLGNEILSSKTRLGPIIEEIVGTATKLSTQLCPTMGKSWISYASWCFSQARDSLLTPDENTLHSCSFSPILAHEVLPERFKLTENEIVKVESLILQLFQNKDDRFRAEGEWNSSLDSSELRNDNPVMALVQQVVNIIEAVSGAPGAEISSDDCLSATLASQLKIFLRGNFGLNETALISVVDELVVVWWSLRRRRVSLFGHAAHGFIKYLSNSSAKICNSGLFESDSESLKQKTGSYTLRATLYVLHILLKYGAELRDVLEPALSTVPLSPWQEVTPQLFARLSSHPEQVVRKQLEGLLMMLAKQSPWSIVYPTLVDVDAYEEKPSEELQHILGCLSEIYPRLIQDVQLVINELGNVTVLWEELWLSTLQDLHTDVMRRINVLKEEAARIAENVTLSQSEKNKINAAKYSAMMAPIVVSLERRLASTSRKPETPHEVWFHEEYKDRLKSAITAFKTPPASAAALGDAWRPFDNIASSLASYQRKLSIPLSEVAPQLALLSSSDVPMPGLEKQDTVSESDRALSANLQGIITIASFSEEVTIISTKTKPKKLVILGSDGQKYMYLLKGREDLRLDARIMQLLQAINGFLHTSLATHSHFLGIRYYSVTPISGRAGLIQWVDNVISIYSVFKSWQSRIQLAQLSAVGGGSSKSPVPPAVPRPSDMFYGKIIPALKEKGIRRVISRRDWPHEVKRKVLLELMKETPRQLLHQELWCASEGFKAFSSKQKRFSGSVAAMSMVGHILGLGDRHLDNILMDFCSGDVVHIDYNVCFDKGQRLKIPEIVPFRLTQTIEAALGMTGIEGTFRSNCEAVIGVLRKNKDILLMLLEVFVWDPLVEWTRGDFHDAAAIGGEERKGMELAVSLSLFASRVQEIRVPLQEHHDLLLATLPAVESALERFADVLNQYELSSALFYRADQERSSLILHETSARSMVAEATSNSEKIRALFEIQAREFAQAKALVAEKSQEAATWMEQHGSILDALRGNLLQEINAFVKLSGMQETLSLTSAVLVAGVPLTIVPEPTQTQCYDIDREVSQLVSELDDGLSSAINALQVYSLALQRILPLNYITTSAIHGWAQVLQLSASALSSDTLSLARRQGAELIAKQHGENFDSVTQSHDDLCRKVKKYALEMEKLEEEYAELANSVGSETESKAKDRLLSSFMKFMQSAGLAKKEDAIVSIQFGQSKNDGNGTKDSRLRGDLNEKREKVLFVLNTASSYMYNEVKHKVLNIINDSNKRRKANNQLQMEFETIFCGIEEQVEKCILLAGLVNELQQLIGRDLPSGDTDKGRPGYYSDGNWASIFKTILHSFKSLIGQMTEAVLPDVIRSAVSLNSEVMDAFGLISQIRGSIDTVLEQLIEVEMERASLVELEQNYFIKVGLITEQQLALEEAAMKGRDHLSWEEAEELASQEEACRAQLDQLHQTWNQRDLRTSSLIKRESNIKNALAASAHHFQSLVSVKEERELHVSKSKLLLDMLVKPFSDLELIDKVLSSFGGSFTSYSTEIPNLADLMSAGYPMSEYVWKFGSLLSQHSFFVWKIGVIDSFLDSCLNDVASSVDQTLGFDQLFNVVKRKLEIQLQEHLGRYLKDRVVPSLLASIDKEIEHLKQLTEFMKEAALDEVKRDVGALKRVHLMLEEFCNAHETARAASSAASLMKRQVKELREALWKTGLEIVQIEWMHDVTLTPSHSSRVMFQTFLAGDDSLYPIVLTLSRPNMRESLQSAVSKIARSMESLQACERTSLAAEGQLERAMGWACGGPNSSAAGNSSSKNSGIPPEFHDHLIRRRQLLWQAREKASDIIRICMSILEFEASRDGIFRSPEEMYPFRTGTDGRTWQQAYLNALKRLDITYHSFACTEQEWKLAQSTVETASSGLSSATKELSIATLKAKSASGDLQSTVLAMSDSACEASVALGAYARVSNRHSTLTSECGSMLEEVLAITEDLHDVHSLGKEAAAVHRSLVEELLKANAILLPLETVLSKDVAAMTDAMARETETKMEISPIHGQAIYQSYSLRIREARQALEPLVPSLTSSVKGLYSMLTRLARTASLHAGNLHKALEGLGESQEVESPLIDVSRPDLTSDATGFDEKEEREDLSMSNSESNNDFLGITGLPLESKGWLSPPDSICSSSTESGITLAEESLPGSFNDPEDIGQQLLHGRSSREGTDYQNTAPDSINDSPEILGSVLGSVQLESKYTEVDNTHIGFFKSIPSVPKSTPSDPKSTPGDESAAVCPDISHPLNENTEMLGSKDEISSLNKAKIKDESRSTRVGRGKNPYAMSVLRRVEMKLVGRDIADNREITIGEQVDYLLKQATSVDSLCNMYEGWTPWI, from the exons ATGCAAGGACTCCATCACCAACAGCAGCAACTCGCGGCGCTTCTCTCCGTCGCCATCCCCAAGGACGATTCCGCCTCCGCCTCCGCCCCATCCTCTAACTCCGACGACGATGACTCCGCTCGACTCACCGCCATCAATTCGCTCCACCGCGCCGTCCTCTACCCGCCCAACTCCGTCCTCGTTTCTCACTCCGCCAATTTCCTCGCCCAGGGCTTTTCTCAGCTACTCTCCGATAA ATCGTATGTAGTGAGGCAAGGGGCGGCTGTAGCATACGGGGCTCTTTGTGCTGTGGTTTGTTCGATCCCTATAACGTCAAATGGAAGACAAAACCATGTTATGCTCGGAAGCTTGGTTGACCAGTTCATTGGTTGGGCATTGCCGTTGCTTAGTAATGGTGGTGCTGGAGATGGGACCATGGAACTATCATTGGATAGCCTACGGGAGTTTCTCAATGTTGGGGATGTTGGTGGGATCGAGAGATATGTTTTATCAATTCTCAAAGCATGCCAAGTACTTCTGGAGGATGAGAGAACCTCCTTGAGTTTGTTACATCGGCTTTTGGGTGTTTTGACTTTGATTTCGTTAAAATTTTCTAGATGCTTCCAGCCTCATTTTCTTGACATTGTTGATCTGCTTCTTGGCTGGGCATTGGTACCAGACCTTGCTGAATCGGATAGACGAATTATAATGGATAGTTTCTTGCAGTTTCAGAGTCATTGGGTGGGTAATTTGCAGTTTTCTCTTGGACTGCTGTCAAAATTTCTAGGTGACATGGATGTTTTGCTTCAGGATGTAAGTCATGGGACCCCACAACAATTCCGAAGGTTGCTTGCATTGCTTTCTTGCTTTTCAACAATTTTGCAGTCCACTGCTTCTGGGTTGCTGGAAATGAATTTACTTGAACAAATCACTGAACCCCTTAACAGAATTGTTCCTAGGTTATTGGGATGTTTATCTATGGTCGGAAGGAAGTTTGGGTGGTTCGAATGGATTGGGAATTTATGGAAGTGTTTGACTCTTTTGGCAGAAATACTTTGTGAAAGGTTTTCCACCTTTTATGCTCTTGCAGttgatattttatttcaaaGTTTGGAATTGGACAATACTAGCCAACCAATGGGAACTGGAAGAATTACCTCTGTTCAAGTTCATGGAGTTTTGAAAACTAATCTCCAATTACTATCTTTGCAAAAGTTTGGCCTTTTGCGGTTATCTGTGCAGAAAATACTGCAATTTGATGCTCCAATATCACAGCTGCGTTTGCATCCTAATCACCTTGTAACTGGCAGTTCTGCTGCCACTTATATTTTCTTGCTTCAACATGCGAATAATGAAGTTGTTGAACAGGCAGTTACGTCGTTAACAGAGGAGCTAGAGTTGTTGAAGGGCATGCTAAAGAAAGCCATGGGCAATGGAGATGGGTTTGTTGCATGCTCTAAATTCTTTTCAAAACTTGAattgtttgcattgattaaatttgatttgaaagTTTTGTTGACATCTGTTTTCTTGGGCGGGGATAATAGTTTGAATAGTCAACCAGACATTGCAAGCCTGTATCTTATGCGGTCAGAAAAGTTATTGAATTTTATTATGGAGAAATTTAATCCTTTTGACTTACCAATTCTGGCATATGTGGATTTGCAAGTCAATGTTATTAAGACATTGGACAGGCTAACAACAGTTAAGTTCTTAAGCAAGTGTGCAGTTACATACCATAGCAGTGGGAAATCATCTACATTTGCTACTGCTGATAAATTTCTTAATAGTAAGTACTTGACTAATGAACAGTCAGTTGTGGTTGTTGAGAATCTGAGGAAGTATGGTGCGTTTTTTGTGAAAGCTCTCCATGTTTCTTCTCCTCTTGCAGTTAAAACAGTTGCGCTAGATTGGGTTCAAAGAATCTGTGAGAATGTTATTGCTTATAATGAGAAATCAAACATAGAAACTCATTTCTATGAAGTGTATGGCAATATTAAGATTATTGGGAATATGCTTTTCTCAATTTTGGATGCCGCATCTGACAGGGAACCAAAAGTGAGGTCACATGTTGCATTAGTATTGGAGTTATTAATGCAGGCAAGGATTGTACATCCTCTTTACTTTTCTTGCATGGCTGAAGTGGTCTTAGGAAAACTTGGTGATCCAGATGGTGAAATAAAAAATGCATTCGTTAGGCTGCTTTCTATTGTTGTGCCTACAACACTGTATGCATGTGGGATTCATGATTATGGGACATCTACTTCATCTAGGGCTGTTGTTCTTTGGTTAGGCAACAATTCTAACTTGCACTGGAAGCAAGTATTTTCCTTGAAGCAGCTCCCCCAGCAACTTCACTCGCAACAACTTGTTACCATATTGAGTTACATATCCCAAAGGTGGAAGGTGCCTCTTTCTTCTTGGATTCAACGACTTATTCATAGTTGTCGAATTTCAAAAGATTTTGTTTCAAGTCAACTTGAGGAAACTGGAAAATCTGGTGCCACTGGTGTATGGCTGGACTTTAAAATGGATGAAGATTTTCTTGAAAAGCATTGCTCAATTAATAATCTGGCTGGTGTTTGGTGGGCTGTACATGAAGCTGCCAGGTATTGTATTACCACGCGCCTTCGGACTAACCTTGGTGGGCCTACCCAGACCTTTGCAGCCTTAGAGCGAATGCTTTTGGATGTTGCACACCTGCTGCAGCTTGACAGTGAGCAAAATGATGGGAACTTAAGTATGATAGGGTCTTCTGGTGCTCATTTGTTACCAATGAGGTTACTATTTGATTTCGTTGAGGCACTGAAGAAAAATGTATACAATGCATATGAGGGGTCTGCTGTTCTGCCGTCTGCTAGTCGCTCGAGTTCCTTATTCTTTCGAGCCAACAAGAAAGTTTGTGAAGAGTGGTTTTCTCGTATATGTGAGCCAATGATGAATGCTGGATTAGCTCTACAATGCCATGATGCCACATTTCAGTATTGTGCTCTGCGTTTACAGGAGCTCAGGAATCTTGTGGCTTCTGCTTTGAATGAAAAGTCTAGGGCACAGGTAACTGAGAACCTCCAGAATATCAGGGGCAGGTTTTCTGCAGACATCTTGAGGGTTTTACGGAACATGGCATTGGCTTTGTGTAAGACTCACGAATCAGAGGCTTTAATTGGCCTTGAAAAATGGGTTTCAATGACATTCTCTCCCTTTCTTGTGGAGGAAAACCAGTCCCTCAGTAACAGTGGGATGCTGGGACCCTCTACGTGGATCACTGGGCTTGTATATCAGGCAGAAGGTAAATATGAAAAGGCTGCTGCACACTTTATTCACTTGCTACAAAATGAGGAGTTGTTGAGTTCCTTGGGTTCGGATGGTGTACAGTTTGTCATTGCACGCATCATTGAGTGTTATAATTCTGTTTGTGATTGGAAATCTTTAGAGTCCTGGTTATTAGAGTTGCAAACACTTCGTGCTAAGCATGCTGGTAAGAGTTATTGTGGTGCTCTGACGACAACTGGGAATGAAATCAATGCAATTCATGCCTTGGCACGGTATGATGAGGGTGAATTTCAGGCAGCATGGACATGCCTTGGTTTGACACCTAAAAGTAGCAGTGAGCTCACACTTGATCCAAAACTGGCCTTGCAAAGAAGTGAGCAGATGCTTTTACAGGCAATGCTTCTTCAGAATGAGGGAAAGGAAGATAATATCCCCCATGAATTACAGAAGGCCAGGTCAATGCTGGAGGAAACGGTGTCTATTTTGCCGCTTGAAGGGTTAGAAGAGGCAGCACCACATGCTACCCAGTTGCACTGCATCTTTGCATTTGAGGAATTTTTCAAGATTAAAGGCAACCAAGACAAACCCAGGCAACTTCAGTCAATATTAAGTTCATATGTCCAACTTATGCAGCCACAAATAGGCAGGGTCCATCTGGACTGTAACCCTTGGTTAAAAGTTCTTCGAGTTTATCAAACCATTTCCCCAGTTTCTCTAGCTACTTTAAAGCTCTCTATGAATTTGTTGAGCTTGGCCCGCAAACAAAAAAACCTACTGTTGGCTAACCGTCTGAACAACTTTCTTAAAGATCATATATCGCGTTGCTCTGGGGAAAGCAACCATGACTTTCTCATCTCATATTTGCAGTATGAGGGGATCCTGCTAATGCATGCTGAAAACAAGTTTGAAGATTCTTTAACGAACCTTTGGTCTTTTGTGCGTCCTTGCATGATTTCTTCACCATCTATAGGTTCTGATGCTGACAATGGTATTCTGAAGGCTAAGGCATGCTTGAAACTCTCAAATTGGCTTAAACAGAACTATTCAGATTCAAGGGTAGATGACATTGTTCTTAATATGCGGTCAGACTTTGATATGACTGATTCCTCTTCTCCTGGCAGAGTTAGTGCCTCACTTGGCAATGAGATTCTAAGCTCTAAAACACGTTTAGGTCCTATTATTGAGGAGATTGTGGGCACAGCTACAAAACTGTCTACTCAACTCTGCCCCACTATGGGCAAATCCTGGATTTCTTATGCGTCGTGGTGTTTTAGTCAGGCCAGAGACTCTCTCTTAACGCCAGATGAAAATACCCTTCACTCATGCTCATTTTCTCCCATCCTTGCTCATGAAGTTCTCCCTGAGAGATTCAAGCTAACTGAAAATGAGATCGTAAAAGTAGAATCTTTGATTTTACAGCTCTTCCAGAATAAGGATGACAGGTTTAGAGCTGAGGGAGAGTGGAACTCTTCTCTTGATTCTTCTGAACTGAGAAACGACAACCCTGTGATGGCTTTGGTGCAGCAAGTAGTGAATATTATTGAAGCTGTTTCTGGGGCACCTGGTGCAGAAATTTCTAGTGATGATTGCCTTTCTGCTACTCTAGCTTCTCAATTGAAGATCTTTCTTCGTGGAAACTTTGGCCTAAATGAAACTGCTTTAATTTCTGTAGTTGATGAGTTAGTTGTTGTTTGGTGGTCTTTAAGGAGGAGAAGAGTGTCACTATTTGGGCATGCAGCTCATGGCTTTATAAAGTATCTTTCAAATTCATCTGCAAAAATTTGCAATAGTGGCTTGTTTGAATCTGATTCTGAGTCTCTGAAGCAAAAAACCGGCAGCTATACTTTGAGGGCTACATTGTATGTCCTACATATTCTCCTCAAATATGGAGCTGAGTTGAGAGATGTACTTGAACCTGCTCTTTCAACTGTTCCTTTGTCCCCATGGCAG GAAGTGACACCCCAATTGTTTGCACGGTTAAGTTCTCATCCCGAGCAAGTGGTTCGGAAGCAGTTGGAGGGCTTACTGATGATGCTGGCCAAGCAATCTCCCTGGTCCATTGTCTACCCAACACTAGTCGATGTGGATGCTTATGAGGAGAAGCCTTCAGAGGAGCTTCAGCACATACTTGGTTGTCTG AGTGAAATATACCCAAGATTGATTCAGGATGTTCAGCTTGTGATAAATGAGCTGGGAAACGTTACTGTTCTTTGGGAGGAGCTATGGCTCAGCACCCTTCAAGATCTTCACACAG ATGTGATGAGGCGCATAAACGTGTTAAAGGAGGAAGCTGCACGAATTGCAGAAAATGTTACTCTTAGCCAGAGTGAGAAAAACAAGATAAATGCTGCTAAATATTCAGCTATGATGGCTCCTATTGTTGTGTCCTTGGAACGTCGTCTGGCTTCTACATCTCGGAAACCTGAAACTCCTCATGAAGTATGGTTCCACGAGGAGTATAAAGATCGGTTGAAATCAGCCATCACAGCCTTCAAGACTCCTCCAGCATCCGCTGCAGCACTTGGAGATGCATGGCGTCCATTTGATAACATTGCTTCATCCTTAGCATCTTATCAGAGGAAGTTATCAATTCCTTTAAGTGAAGTTGCACCACAATTGGCTCTACTGTCATCGTCTGATGTTCCAATGCCTGGTCTTGAGAAGCAAGACACAGTCTCTGAATCTGACAGAGCTCTCAGTGCTAATCTCCAAGGAATTATCACCATTGCATCTTTCTCTGAGGAAGTGACTATCATATCAACCAAGACTAAACCTAAGAAACTCGTTATTCTTGGTTCAGATGGTCAAAAGTACATGTATCTTTTGAAAGGCAGGGAAGATCTCCGCCTTGACGCTAGAATAATGCAGCTCTTGCAAGCTATAAATGGTTTCCTGCATACATCTCTTGCAACTCACAGCCACTTTCTTGGTATTCGCTATTATTCTGTGACTCCAATTAGTGGCCGTGCTGGTCTCATCCAGTGGGTAGATAATGTAATTAGCATATACAGCGTCTTTAAGTCTTGGCAAAGCCGCATCCAACTAGCTCAGCTCTCAGCAGTGGGTGGTGGCAGTTCAAAAAGTCCTGTTCCTCCAGCTGTTCCCCGACCCAGTGACATGTTCTATGGTAAAATCATACCAGCACTCAAAGAGAAAGGTATAAGGAGAGTAATTTCACGAAGAGATTGGCCTCATGAGGTGAAGCGTAAAGTTCTTTTAGAACTTATGAAGGAGACTCCTAGACAGCTTCTTCATCAAGAACTTTGGTGTGCTAGTGAAGGATTCAAAGCCTTCAGTTCGAAACAGAAGAG GTTTTCTGGAAGTGTTGCTGCCATGAGCATGGTGGGCCACATTCTTGGCCTTGGGGATAGACACTTGGATAATATTCTAATGGATTTTTGTAGTGGTGATGTAGTCCATATTGATTACAATGTCTGTTTTGATAAAGGGCAAAGACTAAAAATTCCAGAAATTGTTCCCTTCCGCCTTACACAGACCATTGAAGCAGCATTAGGGATGACGGGGATAGAAGGTACCTTTAGGTCAAACTGTGAAGCAGTTATTGGTGTTTTGAGGAAGAACAAAGACATACTCTTGATGTTACTGGAAGTGTTTGTTTGGGACCCGCTTGTGGAATGGACACGGGGAGATTTTCATGATGCTGCTGCAATTGGTGGTGAAGAGAGGAAGGGCATGGAGTTGGCTGTCAGTCTCAGTTTATTTGCATCTCGTGTACAGGAAATTCGTGTTCCCTTACAG GAACATCACGATCTTTTATTGGCTACACTACCAGCTGTTGAATCTGCTCTTGAG AGGTTTGCTGATGTTCTAAACCAATATGAACTTTCATCTGCACTCTTTTATCGAGCTGATCAAGAGAGGTCTAGCCTAATTCTGCATGAAACATCTGCGAGGTCAATGGTTGCTGAAGCTACTAGTAATTCAGAGAAAATTCGTGCATTGTTTGAAATCCAGGCTCGAGAATTTGCTCAGGCAAAGGCCCTGGTTGCTGAGAAATCTCAAGAGGCAGCAACCTGGATGGAACAACATGGGAGCATCCTTGATGCTTTACGAGGCAATTTACTTCAAGAAATAAATGCTTTTGTTAAGCTGAGTGGTATGCAAGAAACATTGTCTCTTACATCTGCCGTTCTGGTGGCTGGGGTTCCGCTGACTATTGTTCCTGAGCCTACACAAACACAATGCTATGATATAGATAGGGAAGTCTCTCAACTAGTATCTGAACTGGATGATGGTCTGTCTTCTGCGATAAATGCACTTCAAGTATATTCTTTGGCTTTGCAAAGAATTTTACCATTAAATTACATTACAACGAGTGCAATTCATGGCTGGGCACAGGTTCTGCAACTATCTGCCAGTGCTCTTTCCTCTGATACCCTATCTCTTGCTAGAAGACAGGGTGCTGAACTTATTGCCAAACAACATGGGGAGAATTTTGATTCTGTCACACAGAGTCATGATGATCTGTGTCGTAAAGTGAAGAAGTATGCCCTAGAGATGGAGAAGCTTGAAGAGGAGTATGCTGAGCTAGCGAACTCTGTTGGCTCAGAGACCGAATCAAAGGCTAAGGATCGGCTTCTGTCTTCTTTCATGAAATTCATGCAATCAGCTGGTCTTGCAAAGAAAGAAGATGCCATTGTTTCCATTCAATTTGGGCAATCTAAGAATGATGGAAATGGGACAAAGGATTCTAGATTGCGTGGGGATCTGAATGAAAAAAGGGAGAAGGTTTTGTTTGTTCTGAACACAGCATCCAGTTATATGTACAATGAGGTCAAACATAAGGTGCTCAACATAATTAATGATTCAAATAAACGTAGAAAGGCAAATAACCAGTTACAGATGGAATTTGAAACTATTTTCTGTGGGATTGAGGAGCAAGTAGAGAAGTGTATACTTCTAGCAGGCCTTGTTAATGAACTGCAGCAACTGATTGGTAGAGATTTACCTAGTGGTGACACAGATAAAGGCCGTCCAGGATATTATTCTGATGGAAATTGGGCTTCcatttttaaaaccattttacattcCTTTAAGAGCTTGATTGGGCAAATGACTGAAGCTGTTCTTCCGGATGTAATAAGATCTGCAGTTTCTCTGAATTCAGAAGTCATGGATGCGTTTGGACTAATCTCACAAATTCGTGGTTCTATTGATACGGTACTTGAGCAACTCATAGAAGTAGAGATGGAGAGGGCATCTTTAGTTGAACTAGAACAGAACTACTTCATTAAAGTTGGTCTCATTACTGAGCAGCAGTTGGCTCTTGAAGAAGCTGCTATGAAAGGTAGGGATCATCTCTCATGGGAAGAGGCAGAGGAGCTTGCTTCCCAAGAAGAAGCTTGTAGGGCACAGCTGGACCAACTCCATCAAACTTGGAACCAAAGGGACTTGCGAACTTCCTCTCttataaagagagaatctaATATAAAGAATGCCCTCGCTGCTTCTGCACACCATTTTCAGTCCCTAGTTAGTGTCAAAGAGGAAAGAGAGCTGCATGTCTCGAAAAGCAAGCTGCTACTGGACATGCTTGTTAAGCCCTTTTCTGATTTGGAATTGATTGATAAAGTGCTGTCTTCATTTGGAGGTTCTTTTACTTCTTACTCAACTGAGATTCCTAATTTAGCAGATTTGATGAGTGCCGGGTACCCAATGTCTGAATATGTTTGGAAGTTTGGCAGCTTATTGAGTCAacattctttctttgtttggaaAATTGGTGTTATTGATTCTTTTCTGGACTCATGCCTAAATGATGTAGCTTCATCTGTTGATCAAACTTTAGGGTTTGACCAGCTCTTCAATGTTGTTAAGAGAAAGCTTGAAATACAACTTCAAGAACATCTTGGTCGATACCTGAAGGATCGAGTTGTTCCTAGTTTATTGGCTAGCATTGATAAAGAAATTGAGCATCTGAAGCAATTGACAGAGTTTATGAAGGAAGCTGCTCTTGATGAAGTAAAAAGAGATGTTGGGGCTTTAAAAAGGGTTCATCTTATGCTTGAGGAATTCTGCAATGCACATGAAACTGCCAGAGCAGCAAGTTCCGCTGCATCTCTAATGAAAAGGCAGGTGAAAGAGCTGAGAGAGGCTCTTTGGAAGACTGGCCTGGAGATTGTTCAGATTGAATGGATGCATGATGTTACTTTGACCCCTTCACACAGTAGCAGGGTCATGTTTCAGACATTTCTTGCTGGGGATGATAGTTTATATCCTATTGTCTTAACACTTAGCAGACCTAACATGCGGGAAAGTTTGCAATCTGCTGTCTCAAAGATAGCCAGGTCTATGGAGTCACTGCAAGCTTGTGAACGAACTTCTCTGGCGGCTGAAGGGCAGCTTGAGAGAGCAATGGGGTGGGCTTGTGGTGGCCCAAACTCCAGTGCAGCTGGAAATAGTTCGAGTAAGAATTCTGGAATTCCTCCCGAATTTCATGACCATCTAATCAGGCGAAGGCAACTACTATGGCAAGCTAGGGAAAAGGCATCAGATATTATTAGAATTTGCATGTCTATATTGGAGTTTGAAGCATCAAGAGATGGTATTTTCCGATCTCCCGAAGAGATGTACCCATTCAGGACTGGCACTGATGGCAGAACATGGCAGCAAGCTTACTTGAATGCACTTAAAAGATTGGATATTACTTACCATTCTTTTGCTT GCACTGAACAAGAATGGAAGCTTGCACAAAGCACCGTGGAAACTGCTTCCAGTGGATTGTCTTCTGCAACCAAAGAACTTAGTATTGCCACTCTCAAAGCAAAGTCCGCTTCAG GTGATTTACAAAGCACTGTTCTTGCAATGAGTGACTCTGCATGCGAAGCTAGTGTTGCACTTGGGGCATATGCCCGTGTTTCAAATCGTCATTCTACTTTGACTTCTGAATGTGGTTCCATGCTTGAAGAG GTGCTTGCAATAACTGAAGACCTACATGATGTTCACAGTCTAGGAAAGGAGGCTGCTGCAGTACATCGTTCTCTTGTGGAGGAACTTTTGAAG GCAAATGCAATTCTTCTTCCACTGGAAACAGTTTTGTCCAAGGATGTTGCTGCTATGACTGATGCTATGGCTAGGGAAACAGAGACCAAGATGGAAATATCTCCCATTCATGGACAAGCCATATACCAGTCGTATTCCTTAAGAATTAGGGAGGCTCGTCAGGCCTTAGAGCCTTTGGTGCCCTCCCTCACATCATCTGTCAAGGGGCTCTATTCTATGTTGACCAGGCTTGCACGAACTGCTAGTCTTCATGCTGGAAATCTTCATAAA GCTCTTGAAGGACTAGGAGAAAGCCAGGAAGTGGAATCACCACTAATTGATGTATCGAGGCCTGATCTTACTTCTGATGCTACCGGATTTGatgaaaaggaagagagagaggaccTCTCTATGTCAAACAGTGAAAGCAACAATGATTTTCTCGGCATTACTGGACTTCCTTTGGAATCTAAAGGATGGTTATCTCCACCTGATAGTATCTGCAGTAGTAGTACCGAGTCTGGCATTACCTTAGCTGAAGAGAGTTTACCAGGTAGCTTCAATGATCCAGAAGATATAGGACAACAGCTTTTGCATGGTCGTAGTAGCAGAGAGGGTACAGATTATCAAAACACTGCTCCTGACTCTATAAATGATAGCCCAGAAATCTTAGGTTCTGTACTAGGTTCTGTACAGTTGGAATCAAAGTACACAGAGGTTGATAACACTCATATTGGCTTTTTTAAGTCGATACCTAGTGTCCCAAAGTCAACTCCTAGTGACCCAAAGTCAACACCAGGTGATGAATCTGCAGCTGTCTGTCCTGATATTTCACATCCTTTGAATGAGAACACAGAGATGTTGGGGAGTAAAGATGAAATATCCTCACTAAACAAGGCCAAAATTAAAGATGAAAGTCGTTCTACCCGAGTTGGGAGGG GTAAAAACCCTTATGCAATGTCGGTCTTAAGACGAGTTGAGATGAAACTAGTTGGTCGAGACATTGCTGACAATAG AGAGATTACTATCGGGGAGCAAGTTGACTATCTACTTAAGCAAGCCACGAGTGTTGACAGTCTTTGCAACATGTATGAAGGTTGGACACCATGGATTTGA